The stretch of DNA gcaggggatTAACCAAGCAGGTGAGGGGAGATGGGTCCCAGGGAGAAAAAGGCACCTAGATTGCCCTATACTCcctggggggcagggggaatcTTTTGAATCTGCCAATCACTCGAGGCCCTGTCTGGACTTCTTCCAAGATTGACAAGTAGGGCTCACAGCAGGGGTTGGagtgggggaaaggggaagggctTATACATCTAGGAGGGAGAAGACACACCGCAACAGTGTTGTTTGCGGtgttttgtttgattggtttggggtttctgtTAGTAATGGTTTTTACGCAATTGAAAACTGTAGTTAGTACAAGTGCGTGTAACCAGATGAAACCCTCCAAAAAGGACGTGCCTGTCCAGACCCATTCCTGTGCGGACTCTTTGAGCTTATCAGTGGTTTCAGGGGCGTTGTGGAGGAAAGAGACTTTTGGGTACTGGGTCAAGTGGTTGATAGGACAGGGGCACAGGTAGTCTTTTCCTCGGTCCCTCTGGTGGCTGAGAAAAACGGTGAAAGGAATAGGAGAGCTAACATTAGCAAGAAGTGGCTCAAGAGTTGGTGCCATCGGCAGAATTTTGGATTCTTTGGTCATGGGGCAACTTTTAGGGCACCTGGCCTGCTGGAAGCAGATGGGCTCCCTCTCTCTGTTAAGGCCAGGAGGTTTTTAGCTCATGAATTGGCAGAACCTGTTGAGAGGGCTTTGAACAAGgtttgaagggggaaggggatacagctgggctgtctggaagcaggccCAAGGGTGGTAAGCCTGAGTTAGGTGTGAAatcagcagcccagctgaggtgcatgtATACCAGTGCGCGCAGCATGGGCAACAAACAAGAAGAGCTGGAGGCCgtggtgcagcagcagagctatGATGTAAttgccatcacagaaacatgGTGGGATGACTCACATGGCTGGAGTGCTGCACtggatggctacaagctcttcaggagagatgggaaagggagaagaggtggaggggtggcCCTTTATATTAGGGAGGCTTTTGATGCCATGGGTATTGAAACTAATGACGATGAAGCTGAATGGGTAAGAATTAAggggaaggccaacaaggctgacatcctACCAGGAGTCTGTTATTGTCCAACCAACCAGGAAGATGAGGTGGAGAACTCATTCTATAAGCAGCTAGAGAATGTTTCAGGATcatcagcccttgttcttgtaggtgATTAGAACCTgccagacatctgctgggaacttaaCACGCTGAAAAAAGGCAGTCATTTTTAGAGAGTGTGAAGGTCAACTTTTTGTCGCAGCAGGGTGAGCCCACCAGGAAAGGGACTATGTTAGATGTGTTGTTTGCAGATGGAGGTGGGCTGGTGGGACATGTGGTGGTTGGAGGCTGCTTAGAGCACAGTGGTGATGATTATAGAAGTCTCGCTATTTGGTGAAACCAGGAGGAACATCAATAAGACTTTTACAATGGGCTTTCTGAGGGCAGACTTGGGCCTATTTAGGAGACTTATTTgagagttccttgggaagcagcccttgaaaagaaaggaatgcaGGAAAGGTGGGCTTGTGTCCTAGcttgcaaggcaagatgtattctatttgccatctgttggaggtgtggcagttatcttctcttaattgggcagttttctttatctccccaacaaaccaatcctccctccgaGGAGACATCGGctgttaatgggctattgaatgtcactgcatggctgataaaagttacagcatcccattgagagatgctctgccctgagggaggagccaagcattcctaactggatataatctgagtaTTTGGGACATTAGATTCAGCCTTTCCACTGAATTCCCAGTGGAACAGCTGGATCTTTTgactggaccttcagaggaagactacacccttctacaggatcagTGCTCCAAgagaaccacatctgccactccaggaggactgcagccattcccatatagactgctaccaacaccctgagcAGGAGTGTCAGGTTGTATTGTGACTCTGTCCGTAGTGTTTCTTTTGAATTATTacatgtattttgctttttttgtcctttcctcagaaaatgtaaagagccccagctgcccccaaggctgtgcagttctgctgctgcagcctgtccccacagctgtgtccctggctgtccccacagctgtgtccctgcctgtgcccaggcTCTTGGCTCTCTGGCTGCCAGCTGAGTGAGGGGCACACTGGCTGAGGGGTCCCTCCTGTGCTCCCTGGGCATGGGGTGAGCAGATTCCAGGGCCAGGTCTGGTTCTCgcagccagcagctctttcCTGTTCCAGGTAAATGGTTCAGCTCCCATCCCGTGCTCGTGGCGCTGCTgattctgctgctcctggtgctggtgctggcttTGGGGGTGGCCTTGGCTGTGCGGTCAGGTAAGGGAGGGGCAGCAGGCTGGGCCCAGCCCCTCGGGGCAGAGCGgggtccctgctccctgcagaggggaATCCTCAGaccttctcctcttccccctccagcagcacagcttccaCTTACACCTGCGACTCCGCTGTTGGTTCTGGGCTGTCCCCGTGGCTGGGTTAGCTACAATGGAGTCTGCTACTACTTGTCAAGGGATTACGGCACCTGGGAGCAGGGTCAGGAACGGTGCTCCGAGCTCGGGGCCTCCCTGGCCATTCTCAAAGATGAGGAAATGGTGAgtgaggggctgtgggcagtgaGGTCTGGCTGAGGGGAGCCTGGGGGTGCTCCTGGGCCGGGCTGGGTGCTGGtagggctgggggtgcagcccTGTGCCGGGGCCTTGCAGGGAAGGAGCCCCGGCGTgcgggggcagccccgggcccgTGTCCCCCCGAGGGGCCGGGGCAGCTCCCACTCCTCTCTCCTTGGCAGGATTTGCTCTTCCACCTCCGCGGGAACGTCGATTACTGGCTCGGGCTGCGCAGACGGGGCGAGCGCCTGCACTGGGGGGACGGCAGCAGCTACAGCTCCTGGTGAGTGCCGGGGAGccgggcagggcctggggggacaggggcacAAGGTGTTCCCCTGGGAACCAGCGCTgtctctgctcctccctgcagggtTCCTGTCCTGGGCAATTCCGAGTGTGTGTACCTGGCTGACCATAAATTCAGGAGTGAGATGTGCCCAAATGAGCGGCCGTATGTCTGCAGCAAGGCCCAAGCTCCCCTGTAACAGGGGCTGGAGAAAGGACCTTGTCCAcactgggcagtgccagctttGTCTGTtagcccagcacagggctgtcctTCCTCAGCTGCACCTGTGTTAATACCTAAAAGTGAAAACCATTAACAGTATAAGTTATTTATAACGTTATGTATCGAGCTTCTTTGGGAAATCCGAATCTGCCTGTGCTCTTGGTATTCATTACAAACTAGCAGTTGCATGACAGTTCTGGACTGCCTttggcagaggaagaagagcagcagaCACGTGCTGAGCAGGGATCCCACTTTTGGCATCCGGCTTTGAAGAAGCCAGACTGTGAAGAAGGATCTGTCAGCTGctggctctctctctctgctttggaGGAGGAtggtcagagctgctgcttggggaaGGGAATTTGATGCCACGGCCATAACTGAGCCGagagctgcttcctctgctgtggaatgagctgctgtgcctgtgtgggAGGGGATCCTGgtctcccttgggaggcagcaacagtttagaaaaaggttgccaatcacctgctgctctccaccccagaagagctgtctgtcaatgtttagcatactccccagttccagaaagttcagttattctgttactCCCActggctcctgttagaataccgttcctcctctgtaccccgattagttctctgtatgtcaccccactctgtctccccccctttacccgttacccattggctgttttgtaccctaaccactcctactcctttgcccttaatacccagccccgccttccCTCAGGGCTCCTGGGACTGGCTCCCTTCCAGAGAGCTTGTGTCCCTCGTCTTgtctcctgctcctgttcctgcgactCTCCTacaataaagcctctaggaatacaGCTACTCCcgagccctctcgtccttacggtggagctatctgggtcccgccacatcctccccgtGGACCCGTCATccgagggttttcccccggactggctgggcacccgggtgaagcctGGCGGACTTGTAATTTAATACATGCCCGGAACTGCACGCGAGGGGAAAGTGCCCGCGGTTGACCTGGGCCGGGGCTGGATTTGTGTCTGCTCGGGGCAGGGCTGCGCTGCAGGGGTTTGTGTGCCTGGGACAGAGCAGTAAAGAGCTGCTGTTCTATTCTCATAGCTGTGCCTGAGAGACCCTTCACTtctaaattataataattctgAGCAtgggggtttacattttccactgcaagggaggctcctgccttaGGAGACCCCTGCCTTTCAAAGCAAAACACCCCCATCCCTCTGTGCTACTgtgtggggaaaagggagggagagaatcGGGGATAAAGAGAAGCCCAGGAAGGAGAGTTCAGAAGGTGCATTTTTAGGATTTTGGGTACTTCTCATTCCCTTGCTCAGATTTGTTTGAtaataaattgaattaatttcccCAGTCCAGGCCTCATTCCCCAGTTACGCCCATGCTGGGTGAGAGATCTCTCACTGCCTTTAATGAGACCCTCGAGcctttcctgctgtgttctgtggcctgcccaggggcaggaggagaggcacAGAGCGCTTTTGCTGGCTCTGGGCACCTggcctggcccagcccagcccaagaATCCCTGCCAGAATTCACTGCACCATTTCCCGGCCCCACGGTGGCTCCGGCTCCACGGGCAGGCGGCTCCAGGAGTTCAGAGGGGGCAAAATGGGACcgagggagaggaggcagctggagccagTGGGGGAAATGTCTTTGCTGtgagctggcagggagaggaggaggagggagaaagtGGTGCAAAGTAAAGGCGAGAGAAAGAGGGACAAGGCTGGAGCGGTGGAAGGCAGCGGGGATGGCCATGGGGCAGGCGGGCACTTTGCTTTCCAGCTCTGTGGGAGGAAACCGAGAGCTGTCAAATCCATGCaggaaaagaggggagaaaGAGCAGGTGGTGGTGTAGCGGTTTTGGTTTGCTAATTTGGAGATTTTTTGCTTAATGTACAAAAATAGTGTGGTGGGTTCAGTGTTGGCTAATTACTAACGTATTTACTTTTTGTTATGAGCTAGGATTAGGGGAAAGGTAAATAAGTTTAAAACTTAAAAAGGctatgaagaaaaatttaagaacggtaataaaaagaaaaagtaaaaagaattagaataaaacttttagaacacttttttttccttatagcTTTTTACTGGTAATGTAAAGGtacaaaacttaaaattttaattagctTCCTACTTTTAAAATAGGCTTTTTTCAGATTACTTAGGGAGAGAATTCTCTGTTGTTAAtgttatggagacttctccacaaggcaaaaaacacagtttttttaTCGTTCTTAGTTTTTTTAGGAATAGTTACTGCTTGGGAAAACTTGTAATTGTGAAGTCTCTCTTACTTTTTACCAGcttttttacagtttgtttATGGGCTATGTTAATTTATGGGATACTGTTTTAAAGATTAATTGTTTAAAGGTAAAggtttttataatttatttttgaaattatttttatctctgggaacagagtttttttttgttggaggCAGAGGTTTTTATtactcttctctttctttttttaaactttttagaGGATTACAGTATCTTTAATATTTGTTTACTTTGGTATGGAGGCTTTTGTTTGGTATGAATTTGAACTCTTTATCCCTCTATACTTTTAAGCGTTATAcggaaaaaatatctttttcccaTAGTTTTATAAGAGGTTTTTAGCTTTAAGATTAAGTCATCTCTTTATCTCTCTTGTTTGGgacttaatttcttctttactgACTTTGAGGATTTCATGTTGTTATTTTACatgttgggttgttttttttatgtttgtttgtttttttcttgagggAGGATTGAAGCACTGAACGAGTTAACATCGCGCCTGCGAGCCCGCAGATGGTCGCGGGGCGCTCTGGGGAGAGGGGCCCGGCCTGCCTGACACAGCGGCCAGGCCGGGCTCCTTGCTTGGTCTTCagccagagggaaaaaaccaaaatagttCCCGACTTTCTTTCGTCTTTAACATGGGTGTTTCACAGAAGCGTGTACAACTTTTAATAGCTAATAGTTTTGCATCACTTTGAAAAACACCTCCCATGCAAAACCAAAGCAGGTGGAAATCGCCGACAACTGGGATTCATTTTCTCTGCCTGAGGCTCCGCAGCGGGGGAGGGCCGCCTGGGCTCCTGTCCCGAAAAACCCGCCCTGAGAAAAACGGACCGACGCCGGAGAACCTGGAGAAGAACCTCAGCCCCTGGGGAAGCTGCTTCGGAGGGTCTCCCCCACGTGGTACGCGGCCCTACGACCTCCCCGCTCCGGGGCGGGGTTCGGCTCGGCTCCACCCGGCTGCTCCATCTCCACCCCTCGCTGCTTTCTAGTTACTGGTTAACCAAAAGGGCCAAATTCCGCTCACACATTCATCGACTCCGAACGACAGCCGCTGCGCCGCTGCTCGCGGCCGGGATCGGAGGGGCTGCGGCGGGTGGCGAGGTCGTGACGGATCGGAGCGGCGGCGGCACGCGGAGCCCGGCAGAGCGGGATGGCGGCGCTGGAGCTCGGAGGCGGCTCCCGCCCAGGAGCGACCCGCGGTCGGTTGTGCCCCAGCTCGGGGTTCGCTGCGGGCGGAGGGGCCGCGCTGAGGGCAGGGGGGTTCTGGCGAGTTCCTTGTGCCGGgttcccctgtgtcccccctgcGCTGGGATCGCGGAGGGAGCGGCTGCCCGCGCTCTGCTCCTTACCCGGATCGCTGGGGACGAGCCGGTGCCGCAGCAGCGATGGCTCATCCCGGTTGCTCCGAGCCCGGGATAGTTGCCGGCCGTGCGGCACAGGGCTTGGGGCCGCTGTTCGGGCGGGAGGTGTCCGTGCCCGGCTCGGGGCTGGCACGGGATGAACTTGAACGTGCCTCAGAGCCCAAAGCGCTGCAGGCGCCGAGCGGGGGGAAAAGCGCCGCATCCCGCCTCGCGCGGGGCGGAGCCGCCTTGGCTTCTTGCTCTGGTGGGCCCCTCCAGTGGCTGGAAGCAagagccccagctgcccccaagcctgtgcagttctgctgctgcagcctgtccccacagctgtgtccctggctgtccccacagctgtgtccaTGCCTGTGCCCAGGCTCTTGGCTCTCTGGCTGCCAGCTGAGTGAGGGGCACACTGGCTGCGGGGTCCCTCCTGTGCTCCCTGGGCACGGGGTGAGCAGATTCCAGGGCCGGGTCTGGTTCTCgcagccagcagctctttcCTGTTCCAGGTAAATGGTTCAGCTCCCATTCCATGCTCGTGGTGCTGCTgattctgctgctcctggtgctggtgctggcttTGGGGGTGGCCTTGGCTGTGCAGTCAGGTAAGGGAGGGGCAGCAGGCTGGGCCAGCCCCTCGGGGCAGAGCGgggtccctgctctgtgcagagggGAATCCTCAGaccttctcctcttccccctccagcagcacaggttCCACTTACACCTGCGACTCCACTGTTGATTCTGGGCTGTCCCCGTGGCTGGGTTGGGTACAATGGGGTCTGCTACTACTTGTCAAAGGATTACAGCACCTGGGAGCAGGGTCAGGAACGGTGCTCCGAGCTCGGGGCCTCCCTGGCCATTCTCAAGGATGAGGAAATGGTGAgtgaggggctgtgggtggtGAGGTTTGGCTGAGGGGAGCCTGGTGGTGCTCCTGGGCCGGGCTGGGTGCTGGtagggctgggggtgcagcccTGTGCCGGGGCCTTGCAGGGAAGGAGCCCCGGCGTgcgggggcagcccccagcctgtgtcCCCCCGAGGGGCCGGGGCAGCTCCCACTCCTCTCTCCTTGGCAGGATTTGCTCTTCCGCCTCCGCGGGAACGTCGATTACTGGCTCGGGCTGCGCAGACGGGGCGAGCGCCTGCACTGGGGGGACGGCAGCAGCTACAGCTCCTCGTGAGTGCCGGGGAGccgggcagggcctggggggacaggggcacAAGGTGTTCCCCTGGGAACCAGCGCTgtctctgctcctccctgcagggtTCCTGTCCTGGGCAATTCCGAGTGTGTGTACCTGGCTGACGATAAATTCAGGAGTGAGATGTGCTCAAATGAGCGGCCGTATGTCTGCAGCAAGGCCCAAGCTCCCCTGTAACAGGGACTGGAGAAAGGACCTTGTCCACGCTGGGCAGTGCCAACTTCGTCTGTTAAcctggcacagggctgtccTGCTTCAGCTGCACCCTGTGCCGTGcacttttttttggtttgaaaagaTAGGAGGCAGAGAAGGAGGGCAAGGGcctcctgtgaaatggaaaaggtaaagCCCCgccctccaaattaccacaatttcaaaataaaaaggctctcaggcaaggatatgggaatgggaataacagttctttactaggaaaaaaactaaataaaaaaaactaaatttaaaaaaatgtaaatagtacaaacaaaactactgatagagtcagaaacctgacaccctgaggagtcaaGTTGTTGGTGATAGACCAGTTAAATGTTGGCTGCTCCTCTTGGTCCTGGattggcagatgaaatgctgctgaagcgatgatcccgtagaagggtgtagttttctctgaaggtctggtgctagagtagatgggcctggtcttcctctgggaatccagtgaagaggctgagttgctctctcaagaaatgctgattttatgcaggtagggatgcttggctcctccctctgggtggagcatctcacaatgggatgatgtaatttctcagtcatgcagtgagccattcaatggcccattaacagcagatatCTCcccgggggggcggggggagacATTgctcttggaagagataagaaaactgcccaacagaagatacctgccccacctccaacagatggcaaatagaatatatgcttatcttacaagccaggacattatccaccccttattctatttccatctgcatcGCAAGTTCTCACTTAAGACTAGGTTTCCCTGTGGTACACAACGGGTTTccccatctttctgcattatccaccaaGTGTAACCAgtccttgagcaaaaacaatcccacggatgggtttgtctttgcctgaggtgggattaatccaaacagtttttcctaaaatacctttcatgTGTACCTCAGGGATTTTATCTCCATCTACTGTATGCAAGGGTTCTGACTGGACAGGACCAGCTGGATTGATGGACCCTTGGGTGTTGACCATCCAGGTTGCTTTTGCCAGGTTCATTTCCCAGTTTCTAAATGTTCCCCCACCAAGTGCCTTAAGGAGTCCGTTGCACCATTCAACTTTGCCGGCAGCTGGAGCATGATAGGGAATATGATATTCAATACCATGTTCTCTGgcccaggtgttgataaggcCGTTCTTGAAATGGGTGCCGTTGTCAGACTCAGTTCTCTCAGGTGTGCCATGTCtccacaggacttgcttttccgggcagtggcatgaggcacagggtaggtctCCAGCCATCCAATGGTGGCTTTCACCATggtgagcacgtagcgcttgctTTGGCGTTAcaggggcagtgtgatgtagtcaatctgccaggcctccccatacttgtacttggaccaccgtccACCATAGCACAGGGGCTTCACttgcttggcctgtttgatggcagcacacgtctcacagtcatgggcaacctgagaaatactgtccatggataaatccacccctcggtctcgtgcccacttgtaggtggcatctctgccctgatgacctgaggcatGATGAGCCAATCAAGCGAGGAACAACTCCTCCTTATGGTGCCAATCtaagtctatctttgacacctctATTCTTGCTGCGTGATCTTCCTGCTCATTGTTTCAGTGCTCCTCATTAGCCCGacttttggggacatgggcaccTACATGACGGACTTTCACTGTTAGTTTCTCCACCCGAgaggcaatgtctttccatATATCAGCACcccagattggttttcctctatgTTGCCAGTTGACCTTTCTCTACCTTCTCAGCTAGCctcacagagcattggctaccatgCACAAATCGGTATAAAAGTAGAactttggccacttctccctttcagcaatgtccagggccagctgAATGGCCTGAGTTCAGTGAGTTGgcttgatccaccttctccttcgGTAGCTTGTGCAACTTGTCGTATGGGgctccatacggctgctttccacttccggTTCATCTCTACAATGTgacaggaaccgtcagtgaaaagagcgtagcgtgtttcctctgctggtagTTGGTTATAGGGTGGAGCTGCTTCAGCCCTTGTCACTTGTACCTGCTCCTTGTCGTCAGTgagaccaaagttttcaccttccgGCCAGTTCGTAATTATCTctaaaatcccagggcgattcaggTTTCCAATACAGGCACGCTGGGTGATGAGGGCAATCTATTTGCTCCATGTGGCGTcagtggcatggtgggtagtaggaacctttcctttgaacatccaccccagcaccgggagtcggggtgccaggagtTGTGCTTCCGTGCCAGTCACTTCCGAGGTGGCTTGAACTCTTTCgtaggcagccaagatttccttctctgttggggtgtagttggcttcgGACCCTCTGTAACTTCggctccagaatcccagtggtcggcctCCAGTCTcaccaggcaccttctgccaaaggctccaggacaaaccattgttcccggctgcagagtagagcatgTTCTTGACttctggtcccgtcctgactgggccaagggctacagCATGAGcaatctcctgcttgatctgggggaaggcttgttgctgctcagagccccagtGGAAATCGTTCTTCTTGTGGGTAACCAGGTAcagagggctcacaatctggctGTACTcgggaatgtgcattctccaaaaacctatggcacctaggaaagcttgtgtttcctttttgctggttggtggagacatTGCTGTGGTCTTGTTGATGACTTCAGTGGGAATCTGGTGTCGTCCGTCTTGCCatttcactcccaggaactggatctctcgggcaggtcccttgactttgctcttcttgatggcgAAGCCAGCTTCTAGCAATATCTGGATGATCCTCTCACCtctctcaaacacttctgccgCTGTGCTCTCCCACACAATGATATCATCAATATATTTTaggtgttctggagcctcacccttttccagtgcagcctggatcagtccatggcagatggtgggactgtgtttccacccctggggcagtcggttccaggtgtactgcacacccctccaggtgaaagcaaactgaggcctgcattctgctccAGAatggaatggagaaaaatgtgttAGCAATATCAATAGTagcataccactttgctgccttggactccagctcatactggagttccagcataTCCGGTACAGCAACGCTCAgcggtggagtcacttcatttaAGCCACGatagtccacagtcaatctccattctctgtcAGATTTGcacacaggccagatggggctgttgaagggtgagtgggttttgctaaccaccccttggctctccagctcacaaatcattctgtggatggggatcacagcATCCCGACCCGTCCGATACTGCCGGTGATGCACTGTCAAGGTTGCAATTGGCACacgttgctcttccacccttaggAGTCCTACTGCAGACAGGTTTTCtgacagtccaggcaaggtgtttaattgcttaatgtcCTCCGCCTCTACAGCAGCTGTTCCaaaagcccacctgagtccctttgggtctttgtaatagccATT from Vidua chalybeata isolate OUT-0048 chromosome 8, bVidCha1 merged haplotype, whole genome shotgun sequence encodes:
- the LOC128791153 gene encoding C-type lectin domain family 2 member B-like codes for the protein MGNKQEELEAVVQQQSYDVIAITETWARSGSRSQQLFPVPGKWFSSHPVLVALLILLLLVLVLALGVALAVRSAAQLPLTPATPLLVLGCPRGWVSYNGVCYYLSRDYGTWEQGQERCSELGASLAILKDEEMDLLFHLRGNVDYWLGLRRRGERLHWGDGSSYSSWVPVLGNSECVYLADHKFRSEMCPNERPYVCSKAQAPL
- the LOC128791584 gene encoding C-type lectin domain family 2 member B-like isoform X1; this encodes MAALELGGGSRPGATRGKWFSSHSMLVVLLILLLLVLVLALGVALAVQSAAQVPLTPATPLLILGCPRGWVGYNGVCYYLSKDYSTWEQGQERCSELGASLAILKDEEMDLLFRLRGNVDYWLGLRRRGERLHWGDGSSYSSSVPVLGNSECVYLADDKFRSEMCSNERPYVCSKAQAPL
- the LOC128791584 gene encoding C-type lectin domain family 2 member D-like isoform X2, with the translated sequence MAALELGGGSRPGATRGKWFSSHSMLVVLLILLLLVLVLALGVALAVQSAQVPLTPATPLLILGCPRGWVGYNGVCYYLSKDYSTWEQGQERCSELGASLAILKDEEMDLLFRLRGNVDYWLGLRRRGERLHWGDGSSYSSSVPVLGNSECVYLADDKFRSEMCSNERPYVCSKAQAPL